GTATTTGCAAATAAGTGATCGGAATCAAATAGCCTTATTTTTACAAAAAAGCTGTCGGAAAGGAAGACTTTTAGTGGCATTCATAATATCCGTCTTTATAATCGTATTAACATTATTGATATTCTATATGGTTTATACAGCACATCATGATACAATTGATTATCGGACAATCCATGACACGAAAATAAAATCTTCATTCCGTTTATTTTTCATATCTGACATTCACCGAAGAACGTTAAAAAAGGATACACTAAATGACATTGGTGAGAAAATTGACATTGTTGTTATAGGCGGTGACCTGACAGAAAAAGGCGTTCCGATCGAACGAACAAGAGATAACATTCGGAAGTTGAAGCTACTGAACGCACCGATTTATTTTGTATGGGGGAATAACGATTATGAGGCATTCCCAAATAGAATTTACGAACTGTTAATTGAAGAAGAAGTAATTATTTTGGCAAACCAGAATGATGATATAACAATAAATAATAATAAAGTTAGCCTTATCGGACTTGACTGCTGCCAATATCGCGAGGCCAGACTTGATCTTGCTATGGCAAATGCAGAAGGTGAATATAATATTCTGCTGACACATGCCCCAAGTGCATTTTATGACCTGGATGAAGAATCGCAGAATAAACTTGATGTCGTTTTAGCAGGTCATACACATGGAGGACAAATTCGAATTTTAGGATTTGGATTTTTTGAAAGAGGCGGATTGACCAAATTACATAATACAACTATTATAGTCAGCGAAGGCTATGGGTACACGAGATTGCCTTTTCGTCTCGGTACAAAATCAGAATGTCATGTATTAACATTTATACAAACGAAAATGTAATGTTCAACAATTGCGTTTATGGCATATAGTATAGTAAAGAATATTGTGCGAGTTTTTACTTTAAAAATAGTAACACTGCTTTAAAATGGGTATTAAGGAGGATGCTGTATGCGTATTGAACGGGTCTCCGAGAATCAATTTACGATTTTTTTAACGTTTGATGATTTAATTGACCGTGGTTTTACAAAAGAGGATTTATGGTATGATGCCGCAAATGTCAAGACCTTGTTTAGCGATATGATGTATGAAGCCAGTACCGAACTGGATTTTGAGCTGGAAGGTGAACTGCTTGTTCAAGTACACTTGATGCAAGCACAGGGGATGCATGTTATTGTTACACAAAAAATTGAAAATACAAGTTGGGATGAGGACTTCATTGAAATGAAAGTGACATTGGATGAAAGTAAGGAATTGATATTCTCCTTTGACGATTTTGAAGATATTATCCGGGTAACGCCATATTTATCATCATTTAATATGGAGGGCGGGCAAGTTTACTACTTGGATAACCGGTATTATATGTTGTTGCATGATAGTGAGCTTTTTTCCAAAAATAAGGAAAATATAATAGCCATCATGTCCGAGTTTTCTATTCCAAGCATTATTACATCACATCGATTGAAGGAATATGGAAAGGTAATATTACAGGAATATGCTGTCAGACAGATTATAAGCACGTTTTATGACCGCTAAGGTATCAGGTTTGAAATAAGGAATGACAACGCTTTCGTATTTTCCTGAAGAAAATAGATTTATATTATTGCATATTTATTGTGAAGGTGTATACTAATCTCTGAGTACAGCTATAATTTAAATATTTTTTTGATAATCTAGGAGGTAAGTTCATGGTAGCCGATAATGCAGCAGGTTCTACTAAAGAAACGATTGATAAACTGGATGTGTTAAGTTCAACACGAACTGTTGTTAAAAATGCACTGGAGAAGTTGGGTTACCCTGATGAAGTATTTGAGTTGTTAAAAGACCCTATCCGTATGATGACAGTAAGAATCCCTGTGCGGATGGATGACGGCTCAATTAAAATCTTCACTGGATACCGTGCTCAACACAATGATGCTGTAGGTCCAACAAAAGGTGGTGTGAGATTCCATCCTGATGTCACTGAAAAAGAAGTGAAAGCCTTATCAATATGGATGAGCTTAAAAGCAGGTATTGTTGACTTGCCATATGGTGGAGGTAAGGGTGGTATTGTTTGTGATCCACGTGAAATGTCATTTCGGGAATTGGAAGGCATAAGCCGCGGTTATGTTCGTGCTATAAGCCAGATTGTTGGCCCAACAAAAGACATTCCTGCGCCGGATGTATTTACAAACTCTCAGATTATGGCCTGGATGCTTGATGAATACAGTCGTATTGATGAATTTAACAGTCCGGGATTTATTACCGGTAAACCGATCGTTCTAGGTGGTTCACATGGAAGAGAATCTGCTACTGCAAAAGGTGTTACAATCGTTATTAACGAAGCAGCAAAGAAAAAGGGAATTGATGTAAAAGGGGCAAGAGTAGTTGTTCAGGGCTTTGGTAACGCTGGAAGTTTCCTGTCCAAGTTTTTACATGATGCTGGTGCAAAAGTTGTTGGGATTTCCGATGCATACGGTGCATTGCATGATCCTGATGGTCTCGATATTGATTATCTTCTTGACCGAAGAGACAGCTTTGGAACAGTTACAAAACTGTTTAATGATACGATAAGCAATGAAGAGTTACTGGAGTTGGACTGTGATATCCTTGTTCCTGCAGCAGTCGAAAATCAGATTACAGAAGAAAATGCACATCGCATTAAGGCTGATATAGTAGTCGAGGCTGCTAATGGACCAACTACATTGGAAGGAACGAAAATATTAACTGAACGTGGCATCCTATTGGTACCGGATGTGTTATCTTCTGCTGGCGGAGTTACTGTATCCTATTTTGAATGGGTACAAAATAACCAAGGCTATTATTGGGAGGAAGACGAGATTGAAGAAAAACTTCAATCCATCATGGTTAAAGCTTTCAATAATATATATAATACAGCACAAACGAGAAGAGTGGATATGCGTCTTGCAGCATATATGATTGGTGTACGTAAAATGGCCGAGGCTGCAAGATTCAGGGGCTGGGTATAGATACAATACCGGGATCAGAAGTTTAAATATTGACTCAACCTTGAAATGTAAAGCGAATTTAATGACGGAAAAACTCTTATCATGTATAGTTAGATAGGAGTTTTTTTATGGTTTAAAGTTTTAAGTAAGTAAAGGAAGTGCTTTAAGGATGCAGAGAGAAAAAGCTGTAATTATTGGAGGCGGACCTTGTGGAATGTCATGTGCCATCGAACTCCAGGAGAGGGGAATTTCACCATTAATCATTGAAAAAGAAAATGTGGTAAATACAATCTACAACTTTCCCACACATCAGACTTTTTTCAGTTCAAGTGAAAAACTTGAAATTGGCAGGTTGCCTTTTATAACAGAAAAGCAAAAACCCGTCCGGATTCAGGCACTTGCTTATTATCGAGCTGTTGCCGAACGCAAGGATTTACGAATAAACACATTTGAAAAAGTTACCGGGATAAAATCAAAAGGCGGGACTTTTCAAATAGAAACAGAAAAAATAAATGGTGAAATTTGTGAATATCAAACGGATACAGCAATTATTGCTACCGGGTATTATGATCAACCGAATAAAATAAATATTCCTGGTGAAGAGTTATCCATAGTAACTCATTATTTTAAAGAAGCTCACCCATATTTTAATAAAAATGTAACGGTCATTGGTGGTAAAAACTCAGCCGTGGATGCTGCTCTTGAACTTCATAAGGCGGGAGCAAATGTGACAGTGCTATACCGGGGAGAAGAATATTCGAAAAGTATCAAACCTTGGATTCTGCCTGAATTTGACTCGTTAGTAAGAAAGAGCAAGGTTATGATGGAATTTAACGCAACCCCTATAAAAATCACATACGATAAGGTTTTATATTCAGTAAATGGAGAAACAAAAGAGATTCAAAATGATTTTGTATTTGCAATGACAGGATATAAACCAGATCATGATTTTCTGAAAAAAGCCGGAGTTTTGATTGATGATGAAAGCGGCCGGCCAAAATTTAATGAAGATACGCTGGAAACGAATGTCCCGGGCATATATGTTGCCGGTGTTGTTGCTGCCGGGTACAATAATAATGAGATCTTCATTGAAAACGGACGGCATCATGGTGAGAAAATTGCCGACGCAATAACAAACCAGTCCTAACAAATAAAATGGATAACAGTCGATGGCTGTTATCCATTCTTTTTTTGCGCATTACATATAGGTACTGTTAT
The genomic region above belongs to Virgibacillus doumboii and contains:
- a CDS encoding YpdA family putative bacillithiol disulfide reductase — translated: MQREKAVIIGGGPCGMSCAIELQERGISPLIIEKENVVNTIYNFPTHQTFFSSSEKLEIGRLPFITEKQKPVRIQALAYYRAVAERKDLRINTFEKVTGIKSKGGTFQIETEKINGEICEYQTDTAIIATGYYDQPNKINIPGEELSIVTHYFKEAHPYFNKNVTVIGGKNSAVDAALELHKAGANVTVLYRGEEYSKSIKPWILPEFDSLVRKSKVMMEFNATPIKITYDKVLYSVNGETKEIQNDFVFAMTGYKPDHDFLKKAGVLIDDESGRPKFNEDTLETNVPGIYVAGVVAAGYNNNEIFIENGRHHGEKIADAITNQS
- a CDS encoding Glu/Leu/Phe/Val family dehydrogenase, with product MVADNAAGSTKETIDKLDVLSSTRTVVKNALEKLGYPDEVFELLKDPIRMMTVRIPVRMDDGSIKIFTGYRAQHNDAVGPTKGGVRFHPDVTEKEVKALSIWMSLKAGIVDLPYGGGKGGIVCDPREMSFRELEGISRGYVRAISQIVGPTKDIPAPDVFTNSQIMAWMLDEYSRIDEFNSPGFITGKPIVLGGSHGRESATAKGVTIVINEAAKKKGIDVKGARVVVQGFGNAGSFLSKFLHDAGAKVVGISDAYGALHDPDGLDIDYLLDRRDSFGTVTKLFNDTISNEELLELDCDILVPAAVENQITEENAHRIKADIVVEAANGPTTLEGTKILTERGILLVPDVLSSAGGVTVSYFEWVQNNQGYYWEEDEIEEKLQSIMVKAFNNIYNTAQTRRVDMRLAAYMIGVRKMAEAARFRGWV
- a CDS encoding metallophosphoesterase, translated to MAFIISVFIIVLTLLIFYMVYTAHHDTIDYRTIHDTKIKSSFRLFFISDIHRRTLKKDTLNDIGEKIDIVVIGGDLTEKGVPIERTRDNIRKLKLLNAPIYFVWGNNDYEAFPNRIYELLIEEEVIILANQNDDITINNNKVSLIGLDCCQYREARLDLAMANAEGEYNILLTHAPSAFYDLDEESQNKLDVVLAGHTHGGQIRILGFGFFERGGLTKLHNTTIIVSEGYGYTRLPFRLGTKSECHVLTFIQTKM
- a CDS encoding genetic competence negative regulator, encoding MRIERVSENQFTIFLTFDDLIDRGFTKEDLWYDAANVKTLFSDMMYEASTELDFELEGELLVQVHLMQAQGMHVIVTQKIENTSWDEDFIEMKVTLDESKELIFSFDDFEDIIRVTPYLSSFNMEGGQVYYLDNRYYMLLHDSELFSKNKENIIAIMSEFSIPSIITSHRLKEYGKVILQEYAVRQIISTFYDR